From the Candidatus Binatia bacterium genome, one window contains:
- a CDS encoding ABC transporter substrate-binding protein, with product MKTLRPTCLLVFASLGLYCGVALAAGVGEVAMLSGADRQTRLEDGAKREGEVVWYTSMSAADSGRVVELFQKRYPFLKAQLIRLSSERALQRYLTEYQAKRTLADVIDFDDGQMELLRRKETLQPYRTPVTAKFDRRFVHPQGFWTAGRVTMIVLGYNTRLVKAAEAPRRYEDLLNPKWSGFMSLEREQTEWFLTLMESWGEEKGRAFFQKLGAQKPNIRSGHTLMAQLIVAGEDPLSPNAYNHHFPREKRKGAPVDWVNLEPVVGKAQVSALARNAPHPHAAMLFLDFLFSKDGGEKVVHEANRVATHPEIVPDPPELRDGFDFILVDPVKYMDRIERYEKLWREWVTKLK from the coding sequence ATGAAAACTCTGCGCCCGACGTGTCTCCTCGTTTTCGCAAGTCTCGGCTTGTACTGCGGCGTTGCGCTGGCCGCCGGCGTCGGCGAAGTCGCCATGCTGTCGGGCGCGGACCGGCAGACTAGGCTGGAAGACGGCGCGAAACGCGAGGGCGAAGTCGTTTGGTATACCTCGATGTCGGCGGCGGATTCCGGCCGCGTCGTCGAGCTGTTTCAAAAACGCTACCCGTTTTTGAAAGCCCAGTTGATTCGGCTGAGCTCGGAGCGGGCGCTGCAACGATACTTGACCGAATACCAGGCCAAGCGCACTCTGGCGGACGTGATCGATTTCGACGACGGCCAGATGGAGCTGCTGCGGCGGAAGGAAACCCTGCAACCCTATCGCACGCCGGTGACGGCAAAGTTTGACCGGCGTTTTGTTCACCCGCAAGGTTTCTGGACGGCGGGGCGCGTCACGATGATCGTCCTCGGTTATAACACCCGGCTCGTTAAAGCCGCCGAGGCGCCCCGGCGTTACGAAGACCTGCTCAATCCCAAGTGGAGCGGTTTCATGTCGCTCGAGCGCGAGCAGACCGAATGGTTTCTCACGCTGATGGAATCGTGGGGCGAGGAGAAAGGCCGCGCCTTTTTTCAGAAATTGGGCGCGCAGAAACCCAACATCCGATCCGGGCATACGCTCATGGCGCAATTGATTGTCGCCGGAGAAGATCCGCTCTCGCCCAACGCCTACAATCATCATTTTCCGCGCGAGAAGCGCAAGGGCGCGCCGGTCGATTGGGTGAATCTCGAGCCCGTCGTCGGAAAAGCCCAGGTCTCCGCGCTCGCGCGGAACGCGCCTCATCCCCATGCGGCGATGCTCTTTCTCGACTTTCTCTTCAGCAAGGACGGCGGTGAAAAGGTGGTGCACGAGGCGAACCGCGTGGCGACGCACCCGGAGATCGTTCCCGATCCGCCGGAGCTGAGGGACGGGTTCGACTTTATCCTCGTCGATCCGGTCAAGTACATGGA